In uncultured Bacteroides sp., the following proteins share a genomic window:
- a CDS encoding acyltransferase, protein MHSNENSFFAHETAVIDYGCKIGKGTNIWHFSHLMTGCTVGNNCNIGQNVVISPQVVLGNNVKVQNNVSLYTGVICEDDVFLGPSCVFTNVINPRSFINRKEEFRATLVKRGATVGANATIVCGNTIGEYAMVGAGAVITKDVPPYALMAGNPARQTGWVSKYGHKLVFNEHGEAICPESGQHYFLKDGTFLPV, encoded by the coding sequence ATGCACAGCAATGAGAATAGCTTTTTTGCTCACGAAACAGCAGTGATTGATTACGGCTGTAAGATTGGTAAGGGAACAAATATCTGGCATTTTTCTCACCTGATGACTGGTTGCACGGTTGGCAATAACTGTAATATCGGGCAGAATGTAGTGATCTCTCCACAAGTGGTTCTTGGAAACAACGTAAAGGTGCAGAATAATGTATCTTTGTATACAGGTGTGATTTGTGAAGATGATGTTTTTCTTGGTCCGTCATGCGTTTTTACCAACGTAATTAACCCACGTAGCTTTATTAACCGCAAAGAAGAATTCCGCGCCACACTTGTGAAGCGCGGAGCAACAGTCGGCGCCAATGCTACCATTGTTTGCGGGAATACCATTGGTGAATATGCTATGGTAGGTGCCGGAGCGGTAATAACCAAAGATGTTCCTCCTTATGCTTTAATGGCTGGTAATCCCGCCCGGCAAACCGGTTGGGTAAGCAAATATGGACATAAGCTTGTATTTAATGAACATGGTGAAGCCATCTGCCCCGAAAGCGGACAACACTATTTTCTGAAAGATGGAACTTTTTTGCCTGTCTAA
- a CDS encoding DegT/DnrJ/EryC1/StrS family aminotransferase translates to MVDLKGQYLKIKPEIDHAIQSVIDSGVFINGLPVGEFVSNLENYTGARHVIPVANGTDALQIALMALGLQPGDEVIVPAFTYIASAEVIALLGLVPVMVDVDYDSFNVTAAHIQKAITPKTKAIIPVHLFGQSCPMEEILQLAEANDLFVVEDNAQSIGAVYSFSDGREQQTGTMGHFGCTSFFPTKILGCMGDGGALMTNDDDLAFRAKMIACHGQAKKYVHDVIGCNSRLDTIQAAILNVKIHHLNDYIEERQAVAKRYYEGLAGLKSIVLPGKMPFSSHVFHQFTLKVTDGRRDELKSFLAAHGIPSMIYYPLPLHQQNAFTDIAREGDELTTSEQLCQQVLSLPMHTELTEEVQTYIIDKIREYAQQ, encoded by the coding sequence ATGGTAGACCTGAAGGGTCAATACCTGAAAATAAAACCGGAAATTGATCACGCCATTCAGAGCGTGATTGATTCCGGTGTTTTTATTAATGGCCTGCCGGTTGGGGAATTTGTGTCTAATCTAGAAAACTATACGGGAGCACGTCACGTGATTCCGGTTGCCAATGGCACGGATGCTCTTCAAATTGCTTTGATGGCACTTGGACTTCAGCCGGGCGACGAGGTGATTGTTCCTGCTTTTACATATATTGCCTCTGCCGAAGTGATTGCCTTGTTGGGATTGGTTCCTGTTATGGTGGATGTGGATTATGATTCGTTTAATGTAACAGCGGCTCATATTCAGAAAGCAATTACTCCAAAGACTAAAGCAATTATTCCTGTTCATCTGTTTGGACAAAGTTGTCCGATGGAGGAAATCCTTCAATTGGCAGAAGCGAATGATCTGTTTGTCGTGGAGGATAATGCGCAATCTATTGGGGCTGTTTATTCTTTTTCTGATGGAAGAGAGCAGCAGACTGGTACAATGGGACACTTTGGATGTACCTCTTTTTTCCCAACCAAGATTTTGGGATGCATGGGAGATGGCGGTGCACTGATGACTAATGATGATGATCTGGCTTTTCGTGCAAAAATGATTGCCTGTCATGGACAAGCTAAAAAATATGTTCATGATGTGATTGGTTGCAATTCCCGTCTGGATACCATTCAGGCTGCTATTCTGAATGTTAAGATTCACCATCTGAATGATTATATAGAGGAAAGACAAGCCGTGGCAAAGCGTTATTATGAAGGACTTGCTGGCCTGAAATCAATTGTCCTTCCCGGAAAAATGCCTTTCTCATCGCATGTTTTCCACCAGTTTACTCTTAAAGTAACCGATGGCAGACGAGATGAACTGAAAAGTTTCCTTGCCGCACATGGCATACCCAGCATGATTTATTATCCGCTTCCTCTGCACCAGCAGAATGCTTTCACGGATATTGCACGCGAAGGTGATGAACTGACTACCTCGGAACAGCTTTGTCAGCAAGTTCTTTCACTACCTATGCACACAGAACTTACTGAAGAAGTGCAGACATATATCATTGATAAAATAAGAGAGTATGCACAGCAATGA